The following are from one region of the Candidatus Kapaibacterium sp. genome:
- a CDS encoding cation transporter, whose translation MNRWGMWAGSAVSVGSVQRLGGWAWSLALVAVLYTLGEAAVSLWVGHVGNSWGILSFGIEAVAESLSGLAILWRFAPSLSSAERVQHARREQQAAGIIGVAFLLLAAVIALEAVQRLFWGVHPHVHELAFGLAVVSLVVKPSLFWVKWQLSRVLQSTALQADAKQTLACAALSLILLVGLTAQRWWGVWWADALLALGIAAALVREGVRTLCHRHILCC comes from the coding sequence TTGAATCGGTGGGGGATGTGGGCAGGTAGTGCCGTCTCCGTAGGCAGCGTCCAGAGACTCGGTGGATGGGCGTGGAGTCTGGCACTGGTGGCAGTGCTCTATACCCTCGGCGAGGCCGCAGTTTCGCTCTGGGTCGGACACGTTGGCAATAGCTGGGGAATCCTCAGCTTCGGGATAGAGGCAGTTGCTGAGTCCCTCTCTGGCCTTGCCATCCTCTGGCGCTTCGCTCCTAGCCTAAGCTCGGCAGAGCGTGTACAGCATGCCCGGCGAGAGCAGCAGGCAGCAGGCATCATTGGAGTTGCTTTCCTCCTCCTGGCAGCAGTTATTGCTCTGGAAGCCGTCCAGCGGCTCTTTTGGGGCGTCCATCCCCACGTCCACGAACTCGCCTTCGGGCTGGCGGTTGTCTCCCTCGTCGTTAAGCCGAGCCTCTTTTGGGTGAAGTGGCAACTGAGTAGAGTGCTGCAGAGTACGGCGCTCCAGGCTGATGCGAAGCAGACGTTAGCGTGCGCAGCCCTATCGCTCATTCTGCTGGTTGGGCTAACGGCCCAACGGTGGTGGGGAGTATGGTGGGCAGATGCCTTACTGGCTCTTGGTATTGCCGCTGCTCTTGTTCGTGAGGGCGTCCGTACTCTCTGTCACCGGCATATCCTCTGCTGCTGA
- a CDS encoding zinc-binding dehydrogenase, translating into MRALVLREDSFEVEQVEDPAVTPGEARVRLLAAALNRRDEWIRQGRYARIQYPAILGSDGCGVVEAVGSEEHRSWVGKTVVINPSLGWGSDPRAQGRDYQILGMPRAGTLAECVCVPVDRLHEKPAHLSPIEAAALPLAGLTAYRALFTQGQLQSGQKVLITGVGGGVAVIALQFAVAAGARVFVTSGRSEKVERAQVLGAVGGVCYAHPEWERLLRELADGEFDLIVDSAGGAPFNALLGLAAPGGRIVVYGATLGAVPEFNLHRLFWRQLHIVGSTMGTDEEFAAMLRFVEEYRIVPVVDTVFPFEQVLQAFDRLRSEEHMGKVVVQIAEA; encoded by the coding sequence ATGCGAGCGCTTGTCCTCCGTGAGGACAGCTTTGAGGTGGAGCAGGTAGAAGATCCCGCTGTAACCCCAGGGGAGGCGCGGGTGCGGCTACTGGCTGCAGCTCTGAATCGCCGTGATGAGTGGATCCGGCAGGGGCGCTACGCTCGGATTCAGTATCCCGCAATCTTGGGCTCAGACGGCTGCGGCGTGGTGGAAGCCGTGGGCTCGGAGGAGCACCGCAGTTGGGTAGGCAAGACTGTCGTCATCAATCCCAGCCTAGGCTGGGGTTCGGACCCGCGAGCGCAGGGACGGGACTACCAGATTTTGGGCATGCCACGGGCCGGGACGTTGGCGGAGTGCGTCTGTGTGCCAGTAGATCGGCTCCATGAGAAGCCAGCCCATCTTTCCCCGATTGAGGCCGCTGCCCTGCCGTTAGCAGGTCTGACAGCGTATCGTGCACTCTTCACGCAGGGACAGCTCCAGAGTGGGCAGAAGGTGCTCATCACTGGGGTCGGCGGCGGGGTTGCGGTCATAGCGCTTCAGTTCGCTGTGGCAGCCGGAGCCCGCGTATTCGTGACTTCGGGGCGGTCGGAGAAGGTTGAGCGTGCACAGGTACTCGGTGCTGTCGGGGGAGTGTGTTATGCCCATCCTGAGTGGGAGCGCCTCCTTCGTGAGCTGGCTGATGGTGAGTTTGACCTCATCGTAGACAGTGCGGGAGGGGCCCCATTCAACGCTCTGCTTGGCCTGGCGGCTCCTGGCGGTAGGATTGTCGTCTACGGTGCTACGCTTGGTGCGGTGCCAGAGTTCAATTTGCACCGCCTCTTCTGGCGCCAGCTTCATATCGTGGGGAGCACGATGGGGACAGATGAGGAGTTTGCAGCAATGCTTCGGTTCGTGGAGGAGTACCGCATTGTTCCGGTGGTGGACACCGTCTTCCCGTTCGAGCAGGTACTGCAGGCTTTTGACCGGCTGCGGTCAGAAGAGCATATGGGCAAGGTTGTCGTGCAGATTGCCGAGGCTTAA
- a CDS encoding phosphodiester glycosidase family protein codes for MQRRQEPTFQWQLVADSTLSRAVRYQRYRVLGTAERSVHVLRVNLRDPSVEVKLVPAIPGQQETLAEIVQRYDTLSPFQVVAAVNGYFWSRSGMLPVGLAATDGELLQLHRYKRWSSFVVDARGTSVLDTFLLEAWIRLPGGERVELANVNRRDHSQGVVLYTRFAGDTVPRQGASVVAVPIEEQPDSVLLVSVPTDTVELPLKKLRLRYLRMPFVGGAVPCQVLSVDSGATAMPLRGCVLSLGQDFPDSLLPVPGDTVWLETRLRPRVGLRVRHVWSGTPRLVRDGRVRVEAAQEGTTSERFLYRRRARTAIGVTRQGELLLVVVEHNGHSAGATVPELAAWMRSLGAYQALNLDGGSSSGMYLAGGGSIGNRFPVASALVILQRQTRSVP; via the coding sequence GTGCAGCGGCGTCAAGAGCCGACCTTCCAGTGGCAGTTGGTGGCTGATTCTACTCTTAGCCGGGCTGTTCGCTACCAGCGGTATCGCGTGCTTGGAACGGCGGAACGCTCAGTGCATGTGCTCAGGGTCAATCTGCGGGATCCGTCTGTCGAGGTCAAGCTCGTACCGGCCATTCCGGGACAGCAGGAGACTTTGGCGGAGATTGTTCAGCGTTACGACACCCTCAGTCCATTCCAGGTAGTGGCGGCGGTCAATGGCTACTTCTGGAGTCGGTCAGGGATGCTACCAGTTGGTCTAGCTGCAACCGATGGCGAGCTCCTCCAACTTCACCGCTATAAGCGCTGGAGTTCCTTCGTAGTGGACGCACGGGGCACTTCGGTGCTGGATACCTTCCTCTTGGAAGCATGGATACGACTGCCAGGTGGGGAACGAGTGGAACTTGCCAATGTTAATCGTCGGGATCACTCACAGGGAGTTGTGCTCTATACGCGGTTTGCTGGGGATACAGTGCCTCGGCAGGGTGCGAGTGTCGTTGCCGTCCCGATTGAAGAGCAGCCCGATAGTGTCCTTCTCGTCAGTGTTCCGACAGATACGGTCGAGCTACCCCTGAAGAAGCTGCGCCTGCGGTACTTGCGGATGCCGTTCGTGGGTGGGGCGGTACCGTGCCAAGTGCTCAGCGTGGATTCTGGCGCTACGGCTATGCCACTGCGGGGATGCGTTCTCTCCCTAGGGCAGGACTTTCCGGACTCGCTCTTACCTGTGCCAGGGGACACAGTCTGGTTGGAGACTCGCCTGAGGCCTCGAGTAGGCCTCCGGGTTCGGCATGTCTGGAGCGGGACTCCGCGGTTGGTTCGGGACGGCCGTGTTCGAGTGGAGGCAGCACAGGAGGGCACAACATCGGAGCGCTTCCTCTACCGTCGCCGTGCCCGCACAGCGATAGGAGTAACTCGGCAGGGCGAGCTATTGCTCGTTGTCGTTGAGCACAACGGCCACTCTGCTGGCGCAACGGTGCCGGAGTTGGCTGCATGGATGCGTTCTTTGGGAGCCTACCAGGCCCTCAATCTGGATGGCGGTTCCTCATCGGGAATGTACCTTGCAGGAGGCGGTAGCATTGGCAATCGTTTTCCGGTTGCTTCTGCGCTGGTCATTCTCCAGCGACAGACACGCTCAGTCCCTTAG
- a CDS encoding ABC transporter substrate-binding protein has protein sequence MGSWKRFVLILLVGVALGCAPERRQPEGLRPAAGGKFYGGTYRVNEVGEVRSLDPVQINDVTSAHVAEQLYDKLLTLDENLRLQPELAERWEVSPDGLVYRYFLRRGVLFHDNPCFPGGKGRELTAEDVKYSLTRACDFRTGTLGYDYFRGKVKGADAYFEATRRAAQQGGSPDVSEVEGFVVRDRYTFEIHLTRPFAPFEYYVSLVTFAIVPREAVEYYGADFFRSPVGSGPFVFVSWVPDRELILRRNPNYWQRDEHGNQLPYLDAIRFSFIKDDKTQFLEFRRGNLEECYRIPVEFFPQVVDERGQPRGEWRQYQLLRVPALATQYYGMLTTHPLFRDKRVRQALAYAIDRERIVRYVLKGQAAEPGHYGLIPPSMPDYPARSIRGYRYDPERARQLLAEAGYPGGRGFPTITLQLNAGGGRNVQIAEAVQAMLRENLGITVELRQVEFAQHLKEIDAGRVPFFRLGWVADYPDPENFLNLFYGKLVPAKGTDISPINSTRYRNPSFDALLERALSTQDRQRRMELYRQAEQLAIDDAPMIILFYDEDYRLLQPYVAGYRNNAMDRRFYKYVWLQPR, from the coding sequence ATGGGGAGTTGGAAGCGTTTCGTGCTCATTCTCCTCGTGGGTGTGGCACTTGGGTGTGCTCCAGAACGTCGCCAGCCCGAGGGACTACGTCCTGCGGCAGGTGGGAAGTTCTACGGGGGGACGTATCGTGTCAACGAGGTCGGTGAAGTCCGGTCGCTGGACCCAGTGCAGATCAACGACGTCACGTCGGCACACGTTGCCGAGCAGCTCTACGACAAGCTGCTGACGCTTGACGAGAACCTACGCCTCCAGCCTGAGTTAGCAGAGCGGTGGGAAGTCTCTCCCGATGGACTAGTCTACCGGTACTTCCTTCGCCGTGGCGTGCTGTTCCACGACAATCCCTGCTTCCCCGGTGGCAAAGGGCGTGAACTCACTGCGGAGGATGTCAAATACTCCCTCACGCGGGCTTGTGACTTCCGAACAGGGACGTTGGGATACGACTACTTCCGGGGAAAGGTGAAGGGCGCGGATGCGTACTTTGAAGCTACGCGGCGCGCTGCTCAGCAGGGTGGTTCGCCGGACGTTTCGGAAGTAGAAGGCTTCGTCGTGCGAGACCGATATACGTTTGAAATCCATCTGACCCGGCCGTTTGCTCCGTTTGAGTACTACGTCTCTCTTGTGACGTTCGCGATTGTGCCACGAGAGGCGGTAGAGTACTACGGTGCCGACTTCTTCCGGAGCCCCGTAGGATCGGGCCCCTTCGTGTTTGTCTCCTGGGTACCAGATCGTGAGCTCATCCTTCGGCGCAACCCGAACTACTGGCAGCGGGACGAACATGGGAACCAACTGCCCTACCTGGATGCCATCCGCTTTAGCTTCATCAAGGACGACAAGACGCAGTTCTTGGAGTTTCGCCGAGGGAACTTGGAGGAGTGTTACCGGATTCCGGTGGAGTTCTTCCCACAGGTAGTCGACGAACGGGGGCAGCCGCGAGGTGAATGGCGGCAGTATCAGCTCCTCCGCGTCCCAGCACTAGCGACGCAGTACTACGGGATGCTGACCACACACCCTCTCTTCCGGGATAAGCGCGTGCGGCAGGCCTTGGCGTACGCAATCGATCGTGAGCGCATTGTCCGCTATGTCCTCAAGGGGCAAGCAGCGGAGCCGGGACATTATGGGCTCATTCCGCCTTCTATGCCCGACTATCCAGCTCGTAGCATTCGGGGCTACCGCTACGACCCAGAGCGTGCGCGCCAGCTGTTAGCAGAGGCTGGGTATCCGGGAGGACGTGGCTTCCCCACAATTACACTCCAGCTCAATGCAGGCGGTGGACGGAATGTCCAGATCGCTGAAGCCGTCCAAGCAATGCTCCGAGAGAATCTGGGGATCACAGTGGAGCTGCGGCAGGTAGAGTTTGCCCAGCATTTGAAGGAGATCGATGCGGGGCGCGTTCCCTTCTTCCGGCTCGGGTGGGTCGCCGACTATCCTGACCCGGAGAACTTCCTGAACCTATTCTACGGCAAGCTAGTCCCGGCCAAAGGGACGGACATTAGCCCTATCAACTCCACGCGGTACCGTAACCCTTCCTTTGATGCGCTTCTGGAGCGGGCTCTATCCACACAAGACCGACAACGCCGCATGGAGCTCTATCGCCAGGCAGAGCAGCTTGCCATTGACGATGCCCCGATGATCATCCTCTTCTACGACGAGGACTACCGTCTGCTCCAGCCCTATGTTGCGGGCTACCGCAACAATGCGATGGACCGGCGGTTCTACAAGTACGTCTGGCTACAGCCTCGGTGA
- a CDS encoding alanine racemase, translating into MRCEELPTPALLLDYSRLLQNLQRMQERARQWGVALRPHAKTHKCAEIAQLQCQLGACGITVATLAEARFFADAGIEDITWAFPLPLWAIEPALELASRCCLRLLVDSKAVAEALASACMRRGQRIHAWLEIDCGGRRSGFLPNSPALMETARFVVDSPWLIFDGLLTHAGHAYRASSAEELRRIALQEQETMAEVANWLRTAGIEVPGLSIGSTPTVMAATSLLPDITEIRPGNYVFYDYTQVLLGSCTLQDCALTVLATVVSHQTGATHFVIDAGALALSLDPGPQHLMPSPSYGLIVHELDGTLIPEPQLCIARLSQEHGVVVAKHPNYLHERYPVGSRVRIVENHSCLTAALHDHYWICDAGSVVAQWKIARQRS; encoded by the coding sequence ATGCGCTGTGAGGAGCTCCCAACGCCAGCACTCCTCCTTGATTACTCGCGCCTCTTGCAGAACCTCCAGCGGATGCAGGAACGAGCCCGGCAGTGGGGAGTTGCTCTGCGGCCCCACGCCAAGACCCATAAGTGCGCCGAGATTGCTCAGCTCCAATGCCAACTCGGTGCCTGTGGCATTACGGTTGCGACACTCGCAGAGGCACGTTTCTTCGCAGATGCCGGCATAGAGGACATCACCTGGGCCTTTCCACTACCACTCTGGGCTATAGAGCCAGCGCTTGAGCTGGCCTCCCGCTGCTGCCTCCGCCTCCTGGTAGATAGCAAAGCAGTAGCTGAAGCACTGGCTAGTGCCTGTATGCGCCGAGGCCAGCGCATCCACGCCTGGTTGGAGATCGACTGCGGTGGACGCCGCTCTGGCTTCCTTCCAAACTCCCCAGCGCTAATGGAGACTGCTAGATTCGTGGTTGACTCGCCATGGCTCATCTTCGACGGACTCCTCACCCATGCCGGACATGCTTACCGGGCTAGCTCCGCCGAAGAGCTCCGACGGATCGCTCTGCAAGAGCAAGAGACCATGGCTGAAGTTGCCAACTGGCTTCGCACCGCCGGCATCGAAGTGCCCGGGCTCAGCATCGGCTCTACGCCAACCGTGATGGCTGCTACAAGCCTCCTTCCGGACATCACAGAGATCCGGCCCGGCAACTACGTCTTCTACGACTACACCCAGGTCCTGCTGGGGAGCTGCACGCTGCAGGATTGCGCGCTGACAGTACTAGCAACGGTCGTCTCACACCAAACTGGTGCCACCCACTTCGTGATCGACGCCGGCGCATTAGCTCTATCGTTGGACCCCGGCCCCCAACACCTCATGCCTTCACCCTCCTACGGACTCATCGTGCACGAACTGGATGGCACCCTCATACCTGAACCCCAGCTTTGCATCGCCCGGCTAAGCCAAGAACATGGAGTCGTTGTCGCTAAGCATCCCAACTACCTCCATGAGCGCTACCCGGTTGGGAGCCGTGTGCGGATTGTGGAGAATCATTCGTGCCTGACAGCAGCCCTCCACGACCACTATTGGATTTGCGACGCCGGTTCTGTCGTCGCGCAGTGGAAGATTGCTCGCCAGCGCAGTTGA
- a CDS encoding thiamine pyrophosphate-dependent enzyme yields the protein MDSQTAIAFPQVRSSHAALWKEVARLVLLSRRIDEREEQELLPAGKITYQFSAKGHELAQVLLGLHLRHPHDGATVYYRSRPFLLAAGLTAEEAFAGSLGRTGSPNGGRDIGVVFNMPPRRGVTVLPASGDVGAQYTPAAGWAQAILYRSRVLRESEWEGAIAVALGGDGSVATNGFWSALTMATTLRLPMLFFVENNGYGISVPSRFQTPGGRIAPNLRSFGELRLWELDGTDPEAALQGIAEAVTFVRSAAGPALVEVYVPRLCGHSSADNQAYYKTAEERQEEQKRDPIIRLQRYLLRKRLLTKSEWERLQQEVEAEVAAALAAALAQPEPEPSSVCRFLFFDPDAPQQVGGILPEGQHLPTGTTQARPTGPRINMVEAIRRTLERELELNPRVVVFGEDVGVKGGVHGATMDLQRKFGADRVFDTALSEEGIIGRAVGMALAGLVPVAEIQFRKYADPATEQLNDCGTIRWRTNGRYAAPMVVRIPVGFSKVTGDPWHSVCGEAVFAHAPGWRIAFPSNAEDAVGLLRSALRGHDPTLFLEHRALYDTPMARRPYPGDGFIVPFGRAAIVRSGRHITVVTWGAMLYRVLEAVEQLQVDAEVIDLRTIVPWDVEMVLASVRKTNRCLIVHEDTLTCGFGAEIAATVGREAFQWLDAPVERVASPDCPIPYNRRLMDAVVPTVQRIAAALEQLLRF from the coding sequence ATGGACAGCCAGACAGCCATAGCGTTCCCTCAAGTCCGAAGCAGCCATGCGGCCTTGTGGAAAGAGGTGGCTCGATTGGTCCTCCTATCGCGTCGCATTGACGAACGGGAAGAGCAGGAGCTCCTGCCGGCTGGCAAGATTACATATCAGTTTTCCGCAAAGGGGCACGAGCTGGCACAGGTCCTTCTTGGACTGCATCTCCGCCATCCTCACGATGGGGCAACGGTGTACTATCGCTCGCGTCCATTTCTACTGGCTGCTGGACTGACGGCAGAAGAGGCGTTTGCTGGCTCCCTTGGGCGCACCGGGAGTCCAAATGGGGGGCGGGACATTGGGGTAGTGTTCAACATGCCTCCGCGGCGTGGCGTCACTGTTCTCCCTGCCAGCGGAGACGTGGGGGCACAGTATACACCGGCTGCTGGGTGGGCGCAGGCGATTCTCTACCGGAGCCGAGTCTTGCGGGAATCGGAGTGGGAAGGGGCCATCGCAGTTGCTCTGGGGGGAGACGGTTCCGTTGCCACCAACGGCTTCTGGTCGGCCTTGACGATGGCGACGACGCTCCGTCTGCCGATGCTCTTCTTCGTTGAGAACAACGGCTACGGCATCTCGGTCCCTTCTCGCTTCCAGACGCCGGGTGGGCGGATCGCTCCCAATCTCCGTTCATTCGGTGAGCTCCGTCTGTGGGAGCTGGATGGTACCGATCCAGAGGCTGCGCTACAGGGCATTGCGGAAGCAGTCACTTTCGTTCGCTCTGCGGCTGGTCCTGCGCTCGTGGAGGTCTACGTCCCGCGGCTCTGCGGCCATTCTAGCGCCGACAATCAGGCTTATTATAAGACGGCCGAGGAGCGTCAGGAAGAGCAGAAGCGGGACCCCATCATACGCCTCCAGCGCTACCTACTCCGCAAGCGACTGCTGACGAAGTCTGAGTGGGAGCGGCTCCAGCAGGAAGTAGAGGCAGAGGTCGCGGCAGCTTTGGCTGCAGCACTGGCGCAGCCTGAGCCGGAGCCAAGCTCGGTGTGTCGCTTCCTCTTCTTCGACCCCGATGCTCCTCAGCAGGTGGGTGGTATACTGCCCGAAGGGCAGCATCTGCCAACTGGTACGACGCAGGCACGACCGACTGGTCCGCGAATCAACATGGTGGAGGCCATTCGCCGGACCTTAGAGCGGGAGTTAGAGCTCAACCCGAGGGTGGTTGTCTTCGGCGAGGACGTTGGCGTCAAGGGGGGTGTTCACGGGGCTACAATGGATTTGCAGCGGAAGTTCGGTGCCGACCGAGTATTTGATACTGCGCTTTCGGAGGAGGGCATCATTGGACGTGCCGTCGGCATGGCGCTAGCGGGCTTGGTGCCGGTGGCGGAGATTCAGTTTCGCAAGTATGCTGATCCTGCCACGGAGCAGCTCAACGACTGCGGCACTATACGGTGGAGGACAAACGGGCGGTATGCGGCCCCGATGGTGGTGCGCATCCCCGTGGGGTTTAGCAAGGTCACCGGGGATCCGTGGCATAGCGTCTGTGGCGAGGCGGTCTTCGCTCACGCGCCGGGCTGGCGTATTGCTTTCCCTTCCAATGCCGAAGATGCCGTAGGGTTGCTGCGCTCGGCGCTCCGTGGCCACGACCCAACCCTCTTTTTAGAACACCGAGCCCTGTACGATACGCCCATGGCACGGCGCCCATACCCGGGGGATGGGTTCATTGTGCCGTTCGGCCGTGCTGCGATTGTCAGAAGTGGACGCCACATCACGGTCGTTACGTGGGGGGCAATGCTCTACCGGGTCCTGGAGGCGGTGGAGCAGCTCCAGGTGGATGCCGAAGTGATAGACCTGCGGACGATTGTCCCATGGGACGTGGAGATGGTGTTAGCGTCGGTGCGGAAGACGAACCGTTGCCTCATCGTCCACGAGGATACGCTCACGTGCGGTTTCGGTGCGGAGATTGCCGCTACTGTCGGGCGGGAGGCGTTCCAGTGGCTGGATGCCCCTGTGGAGCGAGTAGCCTCGCCGGACTGTCCGATCCCGTACAATCGGCGGCTCATGGACGCTGTGGTGCCGACCGTGCAGCGAATTGCTGCTGCATTGGAGCAGCTCTTACGCTTCTGA
- a CDS encoding C40 family peptidase: protein MKALIHVLCAAVAFVAVDFWKAPAAFAIQQLKKASQWVNKAKKRKQFGRPASSVRRELVRQQTLEFVREHSPALWQMMNEAPQPGPAVQGGTSVPEGAMAADEPLEGEDPVELEQEDDIPVDMETFYRLWHAYMEGEAASERTAAGIEVRRILDFIQDWLGTPYRFGGVTPQGIDCSAFIRRLFAEVASVTLPRTAAAQFTLGMPVKREELQFGDLVFFHTRRHVYVSHVGIYLGDDLFAHASSRYGVTISSLRSTYYSKRFIGARRLTERTLLELQLASGETVPGVLAPSN, encoded by the coding sequence ATGAAGGCACTCATCCATGTCCTCTGCGCTGCTGTTGCCTTCGTTGCCGTTGATTTCTGGAAAGCCCCTGCAGCATTCGCTATACAGCAGTTGAAGAAAGCCAGCCAATGGGTCAACAAGGCCAAGAAGCGCAAGCAGTTTGGCCGTCCTGCCTCCTCAGTCCGTCGCGAGCTTGTGCGTCAGCAGACGTTGGAGTTTGTCCGAGAGCACTCCCCAGCCCTCTGGCAGATGATGAACGAGGCTCCGCAGCCGGGGCCGGCAGTCCAAGGAGGGACGTCGGTTCCGGAAGGGGCGATGGCTGCCGATGAGCCCTTGGAGGGCGAAGACCCTGTCGAGCTGGAGCAGGAGGATGATATTCCCGTGGACATGGAGACCTTCTATCGCCTCTGGCATGCCTACATGGAGGGCGAGGCTGCCAGCGAGCGGACGGCTGCCGGTATAGAAGTCCGCCGAATCCTGGACTTCATTCAGGACTGGCTGGGTACTCCGTATCGCTTCGGTGGAGTAACCCCGCAGGGGATAGACTGCTCTGCCTTCATCCGCCGGCTATTCGCTGAGGTTGCTTCTGTGACGCTGCCGCGGACAGCGGCAGCTCAGTTTACGCTAGGCATGCCCGTCAAGCGCGAAGAGTTACAGTTCGGCGATCTGGTCTTCTTCCATACCCGGCGGCATGTGTATGTCTCCCACGTTGGGATCTACCTCGGAGACGACCTCTTTGCTCATGCTAGCTCGCGGTATGGGGTGACGATCTCATCGCTGCGGAGCACTTACTATAGCAAGCGCTTCATTGGGGCCCGTCGCTTGACGGAACGAACGCTCTTAGAGCTTCAGCTGGCTAGCGGAGAAACTGTTCCGGGAGTCCTAGCACCGAGCAACTAG
- a CDS encoding ABC transporter substrate-binding protein: protein MASRVGGSLTCWVVGWLLTGCGGPSERPGKGSFVYNEAEGITTLDPAHMSYMAAIWVGTQLYNGLVELDTALRIVPCLARSWSVDASGRRWRFVLRTDVFFHDDPCFRGQPRRLRAADVKFSFERICDARTRSPGLWVFWGKVVGVEEFHAKTARGEVPAEGVRGIRVLDDSTVSIELQRPFAPFLALLTTPYCWIVPEEAVRFYGEDFFRHPVGTGPFRLQEWRPDVRLVLVRNRRYFKRDHRGRPLPYLDSVVVRFLRDQKTAFWEFQQGRLDMVSGLDPSLVPAVLTPEGTLRPEFSRYRLLTAPAYAVEYYGIMLDTTTEGGRTSPLARSRLLRQALNYGIDRERIIRHVLHGLAEPAHYGVIPPGFPGFSPQTVGYRYDPERARQLLAAAGYPGGKGLPPLVLQLGMHPRTLSVAEAVQQQLRELGVRVELRQLNFPQHLSMVREGRSMFWRTNWIADYPDPENFLSLFYSPYRAPQGPNTTRFRSPEVDSLYERALSEADTARRFQLYRRMERIVLEEAPWVFLYYPRLVRLVQPAVRGMRLDGSDRLLLEWVSKE from the coding sequence ATGGCCAGTAGGGTGGGGGGTTCTTTGACATGCTGGGTGGTGGGATGGCTGCTGACGGGTTGTGGTGGTCCGTCAGAGCGCCCAGGAAAGGGGAGCTTCGTCTACAACGAGGCCGAGGGGATTACGACCTTGGACCCCGCCCATATGAGCTATATGGCGGCAATCTGGGTGGGGACACAGCTCTACAATGGGCTGGTGGAGCTGGATACGGCTCTTCGGATTGTTCCGTGCCTGGCGCGTTCCTGGAGCGTTGATGCCAGTGGACGGCGGTGGCGTTTCGTTCTGCGGACGGATGTCTTCTTCCACGACGATCCCTGCTTTCGCGGTCAGCCACGCCGGTTACGGGCGGCGGATGTGAAGTTCTCGTTTGAGCGAATTTGCGATGCGCGGACGCGTTCCCCGGGACTGTGGGTCTTCTGGGGAAAGGTGGTCGGCGTAGAGGAATTCCACGCTAAGACTGCGCGTGGAGAGGTTCCTGCCGAAGGGGTCCGCGGTATCCGAGTGTTGGACGACAGCACGGTCTCCATTGAGCTCCAACGCCCGTTTGCGCCTTTCCTCGCACTCCTTACGACTCCATACTGCTGGATTGTACCGGAGGAGGCTGTACGCTTCTACGGTGAGGACTTCTTTCGCCACCCGGTGGGCACGGGACCCTTTCGGTTGCAGGAGTGGAGGCCGGATGTTCGACTCGTCTTAGTGCGCAACCGGCGCTACTTCAAGCGCGACCACCGAGGTCGGCCGCTGCCGTACTTGGATTCCGTTGTGGTGCGCTTCCTCCGGGACCAGAAGACGGCCTTCTGGGAGTTCCAGCAGGGCCGCTTAGACATGGTCTCTGGCCTGGATCCGAGCCTTGTGCCGGCCGTACTGACGCCGGAAGGAACGCTGCGGCCGGAGTTCTCGCGGTATCGGCTCTTGACTGCCCCGGCCTATGCAGTAGAGTACTACGGTATCATGCTCGACACTACCACAGAGGGTGGGCGTACCTCGCCACTGGCACGCTCTCGCCTCTTGCGCCAAGCGCTTAACTACGGGATAGATCGCGAGCGTATCATCCGGCACGTGCTCCACGGCTTAGCTGAGCCGGCCCACTATGGCGTGATACCTCCAGGGTTCCCAGGCTTTTCCCCGCAGACGGTTGGCTATCGGTACGATCCCGAGCGGGCTCGTCAGCTCTTGGCGGCGGCTGGGTACCCGGGGGGTAAAGGGTTGCCGCCGCTGGTACTGCAACTCGGGATGCATCCACGAACGCTCTCGGTTGCCGAGGCAGTCCAGCAGCAACTCAGAGAGCTTGGAGTTCGGGTGGAGCTCCGCCAGCTAAACTTCCCGCAACATCTGTCGATGGTTCGGGAAGGCAGAAGTATGTTCTGGCGGACGAACTGGATTGCAGACTACCCGGATCCCGAGAACTTCCTGTCGCTGTTCTACTCGCCCTATCGAGCCCCGCAAGGGCCTAACACGACGCGCTTCCGCTCACCAGAGGTAGATTCTCTCTACGAGCGGGCACTGTCGGAAGCCGATACAGCTCGGCGCTTCCAGCTCTATCGCCGGATGGAGCGCATCGTCCTCGAGGAAGCACCGTGGGTCTTCCTCTACTACCCACGCCTCGTTCGGCTCGTCCAGCCTGCAGTAAGGGGAATGCGGCTGGACGGAAGTGATCGCCTCCTGCTGGAGTGGGTCTCCAAGGAGTGA